A genomic window from Halogeometricum borinquense DSM 11551 includes:
- a CDS encoding COG1361 S-layer family protein yields the protein MIRKSLTLFLVIAVVASTVPVAAATSNPDIQTIVPQPTVSPGVENTVNFQLVNDPNGPENNAITATNVRVRVSDNAPINVLTERLYVSKLADGKPVMKTLRMQVPSDINSGTYRIPLTVTYEYESGTGDSKQITRSMGVSVRVQSGPRFTVTDTNSTATVDGRGTLTVTMRNTGQEAASDATFTLASNNNDIALGGGAKATRFVSNWEKGATKTFEYDARLGESAQPGNYSLEGTVAYKDASGNSKTSPSLTVGMRALPEMTFDVSDVQSSVRVADSGKIKGTITNTGPLTAHSAVVAFQSNSPTAQAVETEYAIGSLEPNESTSFSFTVSVDSKANPGPRQYGVQVNYRNGDGDPVQSDTVDLPVTVGESDAGFDIRNLESTLRVGEEGTLSGTLVNTDDDPVTNAVLRFNPAGQTITPVETEYAIGRLDPGEAREFSFDVEVSSSSSGGPRQFNFQVNYRDEDNQQRTTNPIEVRTDIGAKSDEFEVTPVSNAYAAGESGEFRVNVTNTREETLTDISAKIFPESPLSSSNSEAFIEELEPGESETIVFKLSASGDALAKTYPVKMDFQYEDSQGETTISDAYQVPVDVTESDGGGLPLGLIALVIVALGAIGFVYYRRQD from the coding sequence ATGATACGGAAATCGCTCACGCTGTTTTTGGTCATCGCGGTCGTCGCAAGTACAGTTCCTGTGGCAGCGGCCACGTCCAACCCGGATATCCAGACCATCGTTCCGCAGCCAACGGTCTCACCGGGTGTGGAAAATACGGTCAACTTCCAGCTGGTGAACGACCCGAACGGTCCCGAAAACAACGCGATCACCGCGACGAACGTTCGTGTTCGCGTCAGTGATAACGCTCCGATAAACGTTCTAACGGAGCGATTGTACGTCTCGAAACTCGCTGACGGCAAACCAGTGATGAAGACGCTTCGGATGCAGGTTCCGTCCGACATCAACAGCGGAACGTACAGGATTCCGCTCACGGTTACCTACGAGTACGAGTCCGGAACCGGTGACTCAAAGCAGATTACGCGCTCTATGGGCGTTTCCGTCAGGGTCCAGAGCGGTCCACGGTTCACTGTTACCGACACGAACTCGACGGCTACTGTGGACGGTCGCGGGACGCTCACTGTCACCATGCGCAATACCGGTCAGGAGGCCGCGTCCGACGCGACGTTCACGCTCGCCTCGAACAACAACGATATCGCGCTCGGTGGCGGCGCGAAGGCGACGCGTTTCGTCTCGAACTGGGAGAAGGGGGCCACGAAAACGTTCGAGTACGACGCGCGACTCGGTGAATCGGCACAGCCCGGCAACTACTCGCTCGAAGGAACCGTCGCGTACAAGGACGCCTCGGGCAACTCGAAGACGAGTCCGTCACTCACCGTCGGAATGCGGGCACTCCCCGAGATGACCTTCGACGTTTCCGACGTACAGAGTTCGGTCCGCGTCGCTGACAGCGGCAAGATCAAAGGCACGATCACGAACACCGGACCGCTGACGGCGCACAGCGCTGTCGTCGCGTTCCAGTCGAACAGTCCGACCGCACAAGCCGTCGAGACTGAGTACGCAATCGGGTCTTTGGAACCGAACGAGTCCACGTCGTTCTCGTTTACAGTCAGCGTTGACAGCAAGGCCAACCCCGGTCCACGGCAGTACGGCGTACAGGTCAACTACCGCAACGGCGACGGTGATCCAGTGCAGAGTGACACGGTTGACCTCCCCGTCACGGTCGGCGAGAGCGACGCCGGATTCGATATTCGTAACTTAGAGAGTACGCTCCGCGTCGGTGAGGAAGGAACCCTCAGCGGGACGCTCGTCAACACCGACGACGACCCGGTGACGAACGCCGTGTTGCGGTTCAACCCTGCGGGACAGACGATTACGCCCGTCGAGACGGAGTACGCAATCGGTCGTCTCGACCCTGGAGAAGCACGGGAGTTCAGCTTCGACGTCGAAGTCTCCTCGTCTTCCAGTGGCGGTCCCCGACAGTTCAACTTCCAAGTGAACTACCGCGACGAGGACAATCAACAGCGAACGACCAATCCGATTGAGGTCCGGACAGACATCGGAGCGAAGTCCGACGAGTTCGAGGTGACGCCCGTGAGCAACGCGTACGCGGCGGGCGAAAGCGGCGAATTCCGCGTCAACGTCACGAACACGCGAGAGGAAACGCTGACCGATATCTCGGCGAAGATCTTCCCCGAGTCACCGCTTTCGTCGTCGAACTCCGAAGCGTTCATCGAGGAACTGGAACCCGGCGAGTCGGAGACGATTGTCTTCAAACTCAGCGCCTCTGGCGATGCGCTAGCGAAGACGTATCCCGTCAAGATGGACTTCCAGTACGAAGACAGTCAGGGTGAAACCACCATCTCCGACGCGTACCAGGTTCCCGTCGATGTGACCGAGTCCGACGGTGGCGGATTACCGCTCGGCCTCATCGCTCTCGTTATCGTCGCTCTCGGCGCAATCGGCTTCGTCTATTACCGTCGGCAGGACTAA
- a CDS encoding DICT sensory domain-containing protein — protein MSLGDIISAVRGRRRTLIIYDPVSDQLVEQLREHTAPYPLTVERRTDGGAFAGHAELTDGDGLTIHTDCSDLSAPVSHQEFEAYFADVLSRIDRTTFTSYDGSQMAATSREIEDRAWRFGRGSLHAGFQHASTLSTQEQVYRDLARKSLDIHAYAVPDKDAPPLEGVNVHLVEADEIAKTWFVVYDGNGDDESKCALIAEERDPGVFCGFWTYDPGVVDEALSHLSARYVAPS, from the coding sequence ATGAGTTTGGGGGACATCATCAGTGCGGTCCGGGGGCGGCGGCGGACACTCATCATCTACGACCCTGTGTCCGACCAGTTAGTCGAACAGTTACGGGAGCATACGGCACCGTATCCGTTGACGGTCGAGCGACGGACCGACGGCGGTGCGTTCGCAGGGCACGCAGAACTCACCGACGGCGATGGGTTGACGATACACACCGACTGTTCGGACCTGTCGGCGCCGGTCTCTCACCAGGAGTTCGAGGCGTACTTCGCGGACGTGTTATCCCGAATCGACAGGACTACGTTCACCTCCTACGACGGGTCACAGATGGCGGCGACCTCACGGGAGATAGAGGACCGCGCGTGGCGGTTCGGTCGCGGGTCGCTTCATGCGGGGTTCCAGCACGCTTCAACGCTCAGTACGCAGGAACAAGTGTACCGCGACTTGGCTCGCAAGAGCCTCGACATCCACGCCTACGCCGTTCCGGACAAAGACGCTCCTCCGCTGGAGGGCGTGAACGTTCACCTCGTCGAAGCTGACGAGATAGCAAAGACGTGGTTCGTCGTCTACGACGGAAATGGCGACGACGAGTCGAAATGTGCTCTCATCGCTGAGGAGCGCGACCCCGGCGTATTCTGCGGATTCTGGACGTATGATCCTGGTGTGGTAGACGAGGCACTGTCTCATCTCTCCGCGCGGTACGTCGCTCCGTCGTAG